The Gemmatimonas phototrophica region ACCCTGGGTGGCAACGGCCAGCGACGCCGGCATTGCCCTCCCGGAAGACGGCCCCAATGTCCACGCGCGATTCTATGGCACCTTTCCGCGCAAGCTCCGCCTCTACGCCATGGAGCGCGGCGTGATATCAGTGGAGAGCGCGATTCGCAGCATGACGAGCCTGCCGGCGCAGATTGTGGGACTCAAGGATCGCGGGCAGTTGCGCGAAGGGATGGTGGCCGACGTCGTGGTGCTGGACCTCAAGACCATCAGAGACCCGGCGACGTTTTTCGCGCCGCATCAATACGCCGAAGGGATTGAACTGGTGCTCGTGAACGGCGTTGCGGTGGCGGAGCAGGGGAAGCCAACGTGGAAGCTGCCGGGCAAGGTGCTGCGGCGGTAACGTGTGGGGGGCGCGGTGCGCTACCGCGGCACTCCCAACACCCGCAACACCGCCCCCATGACCGCGTTTGTCTGACGCGATTCGCTCTGATCGGTGATTGAGACCGCGATGGTAATGCCCGCCTCCGGGAATACCATCGCCGTCGTTCCCCAGAAGCCACTGTGGCCACGCCCGGTCTGACCGCCCACCACTGCGCCGAAGAGGCCCAGGCCATACCCGTTCATCTCCGGACTGCGCGGGCGCCGCATCGTGTCGAGCGTCGCTCCGTTCGCGAACACCTGGCCATTCAGGAGCGCGGTGAGGAAGTGCGCGAGATCGGCCATGGTGGCCACAATACCGCCACCACCATACAGGTCGAACGACGGGTCAATACCGTAGGCGTCGAGGCCACCGAGATACTGGTGCGCCCGATCTGAAACGCCCGGCGGCGTTGGCTCCAGCGTTTCCCACCAGGTATGGCGCAGTCCCAGCTGATCGAAACGCACCAGCGCGCGCACGGCAGGTCCGAGCGGCTGACCGCTGTATCGCTCCACGATCAAGCCCAGCAGCACATAGCCGCTATCGGAATAACGGAACTGCGCCCCCGGCGGCCCCACCGGCGCCAGACTGTCCACCAGCCACTGCAGCTGCTCGCGTGGCGTCCAGCGATGCTGCGGATCGGTGCGCAGTGACGCCACATAGCTTGGTACTGCGGGATGTTCATTGAACCCGGCCCGATGACTCAGCACCTGCTCAATGGTGATGACATCCGTTGCGTAGCCATCACGACGAAGCAGGGAATCCACCGCCGGTGGCAGATGCTTCGATAACGGGTCGCTGAGCGAGAGCCGTCCCGTTTCCACGAGCCGCAGCAGTGCAGCCGCGGTGTAGGTCTTGGTGTTGCTCGCCAGCCGGACGGGTTGGTCCGGTGTGAGCCGGATCTTGCGTGCGGTATCGGCGAGTCCGGCCGCGACGCTCCAGCGCTTTCCGGTGGCCTGCTGCTCCACCGCAATGA contains the following coding sequences:
- a CDS encoding serine hydrolase domain-containing protein, with amino-acid sequence MTPLLLLVSLFAVAAQPPARAASDSVQSRLQQLADSVIAARPRMPGIIIAVEQQATGKRWSVAAGLADTARKIRLTPDQPVRLASNTKTYTAAALLRLVETGRLSLSDPLSKHLPPAVDSLLRRDGYATDVITIEQVLSHRAGFNEHPAVPSYVASLRTDPQHRWTPREQLQWLVDSLAPVGPPGAQFRYSDSGYVLLGLIVERYSGQPLGPAVRALVRFDQLGLRHTWWETLEPTPPGVSDRAHQYLGGLDAYGIDPSFDLYGGGGIVATMADLAHFLTALLNGQVFANGATLDTMRRPRSPEMNGYGLGLFGAVVGGQTGRGHSGFWGTTAMVFPEAGITIAVSITDQSESRQTNAVMGAVLRVLGVPR